A single window of Oenanthe melanoleuca isolate GR-GAL-2019-014 unplaced genomic scaffold, OMel1.0 S001, whole genome shotgun sequence DNA harbors:
- the LOC130265933 gene encoding olfactory receptor 14A16-like has translation MSNSSSISHFLLLPLADTRQLQLLHFCLFLGISLAALLGNGLIISAVACGHHLHTPMFFFLLNLALTDLGCICTTVPKAMHNSLWDTRTISYSGCAAQLFLFLFFIGTELSLLTVMSYDRYVSICKPLHYGTFLGSRACAHMAAAAWASGFLTALLHTANTFSLPLCHGNALGQFFCEVPHILKLSCSTSYLRDVGLTVVGACITIGCFVFIVFSYVQIFRAVLRIPSEQGRHKAFSTCLPHLAVVSLYISTGTFAYLKPHSISSPSLDASVTVLYSVVPPALNPLIYSLRNQELKATLGKMMTVSSGAIFTLFSCRAIRM, from the coding sequence atgtccaacagcagctccatcagccacttcctcctgctgccattggcagacacgcggcagctgcagctcctgcacttctgcctcttcctgggcatctccctggctgccctcctgggcaacggcctcatcatcagcgccgtagcctgcggccaccacctgcacacccccatgttcttcttcctgctcaacctggccctcactgacctgggctgcatctgcaccactgtccccaaagccatgcacaattccctctgggacaccaggaccatctcctactcaggatgtgctgcacagctctttctgtttctgtttttcattggAACAGAATTATCCCTCCTGACCGTCATGagctacgaccgctacgtgtccatctgcaaacccctgcactacgggaccttcctgggcagcagagcttgtgcccacatggcagcagctgcctgggccagtggctttctcactgctctgctgcacacagccaatacattttccctgcccctgtgccatggcaatgccctgggccagttcttctgtgaggtcccacacatcctcaagctctcGTGCTCCACATCTTACCTCAGGGATGTTGGACTTACTGTGGTTGGTGCCTGTATAACTAttggttgttttgtgttcattgttttctcctatgtgcagatcttcagggccgtgctgaggatcccctctgagcagggacggcacaaagccttttccacctgcctccctcacctggctgtggtctccctCTATATCAGCACTGGCACATTTGCCTACCTGAAGCCCcactccatctcctccccatccctggatgcCTCAGTCacagttctgtactcagtggtgcctccagccctgaatcccctcatctacagcctgaggaaccaggagctcaaggctACCCTGGGGAAAATGATGACTGTATCTTCAGGAGCAATATTcactctgttttcctgcagagccATCAGAATGTAA